One genomic region from Methanocaldococcus fervens AG86 encodes:
- the dapA gene encoding 4-hydroxy-tetrahydrodipicolinate synthase has translation MFKGVYPAIVTPFKNEEIDYSGLEENINFLIENGVSGIVAVGTTGESPTLSHEEHKKVIEKVVDIVNGRVQVIAGAGSNCTKEAVELSIFAEDVGADAVLSITPYYNKPTQEGLKRHFGKIAESINIPIVLYNVPSRTSVNLEPKTVKALAEEYSNISAVKEANPNLSQVSELIHDAKVTVLSGNDELTLPIIALGGKGVISVVANVVPKEFVEMVNYALNGDFEKAREIHYRLFPLMKALFIETNPIPVKTALNMMGRPAGELRLPLCEMSEEHKKILEKVLKDLGLI, from the coding sequence ATGTTTAAAGGGGTCTATCCCGCCATTGTTACTCCTTTTAAAAATGAAGAGATAGATTATAGTGGTTTAGAGGAAAATATAAATTTTCTAATTGAAAACGGCGTTAGTGGAATAGTAGCTGTTGGAACTACTGGGGAAAGTCCTACATTATCGCACGAAGAGCATAAAAAGGTTATAGAAAAAGTTGTAGATATTGTTAATGGGAGAGTTCAAGTCATTGCAGGAGCAGGTTCAAACTGTACAAAAGAAGCTGTGGAACTCTCTATTTTTGCCGAGGATGTAGGAGCAGATGCCGTTTTGTCAATAACTCCCTATTACAACAAACCAACACAGGAAGGATTAAAAAGACATTTTGGAAAAATCGCTGAGTCAATAAATATTCCAATTGTCTTATATAACGTCCCTTCAAGAACCTCTGTTAATTTGGAGCCAAAAACAGTAAAAGCTTTGGCTGAAGAATACAGCAACATTTCAGCAGTTAAAGAAGCTAATCCTAACCTATCCCAAGTTTCTGAGCTTATACATGACGCAAAAGTAACTGTTCTCTCAGGAAATGATGAGTTAACTCTACCAATAATCGCCTTAGGAGGAAAAGGAGTTATTAGTGTTGTGGCAAATGTAGTTCCAAAAGAGTTCGTAGAGATGGTCAATTACGCATTAAATGGAGATTTTGAGAAAGCAAGAGAGATCCACTACAGATTATTCCCATTGATGAAGGCATTGTTTATTGAAACTAATCCAATACCTGTTAAAACCGCTTTAAATATGATGGGAAGACCAGCTGGTGAGTTAAGATTACCATTATGTGAGATGAGTGAAGAACATAAAAAGATATTAGAAAAGGTTTTAAAAGACCTGGGCTTAATCTAA
- the gatC gene encoding Asp-tRNA(Asn) amidotransferase subunit GatC, protein MDEKTIEKIRKEAEEIINKFSEVLEKYNLEMEESYYIVDSRNVLRDDEAIESNPEFREKFLKIAPKVNKEGYVVVEKGSWLK, encoded by the coding sequence ATGGATGAAAAAACCATTGAAAAGATAAGAAAAGAGGCTGAAGAGATTATCAACAAATTTAGCGAAGTTTTAGAGAAGTATAACTTAGAGATGGAAGAGAGCTACTATATTGTAGATAGCAGGAATGTATTAAGAGATGATGAAGCGATTGAAAGTAATCCAGAATTTAGGGAGAAGTTTCTAAAAATTGCCCCTAAGGTAAATAAAGAAGGTTATGTTGTTGTAGAAAAAGGTAGCTGGTTGAAATAA
- a CDS encoding 50S ribosomal protein L41e, producing MKRSSRRWKKKGRMRWKWYKKRLRRLKRERKRART from the coding sequence ATAAAGAGGAGTTCAAGAAGATGGAAAAAGAAAGGAAGAATGAGATGGAAATGGTATAAGAAAAGATTAAGAAGGTTGAAAAGAGAAAGAAAGAGAGCTAGAACATAA
- a CDS encoding Rrf2 family transcriptional regulator, with protein sequence MKVEGITKKIMEHLKEPITIRELAKKLNMHPKNLDVKIRVLRDLGLVETKKGRNGGVRLTREGLYLLEKGEITLGALKLQIVAKDRIGLLADITSRISKIGGNITSTVLERDGEDVVIYLIVENVDKDEIKNALNDVVKKISIIW encoded by the coding sequence ATGAAGGTTGAGGGTATAACTAAAAAAATTATGGAGCATTTAAAAGAGCCGATAACAATTAGAGAGCTCGCCAAAAAATTAAATATGCATCCAAAAAACTTAGATGTTAAAATTAGAGTATTGAGAGATTTGGGGTTGGTAGAGACAAAAAAGGGTAGAAATGGAGGGGTTAGATTAACAAGAGAAGGTTTATATTTATTGGAGAAGGGAGAAATTACCTTAGGAGCGTTAAAATTACAGATTGTTGCCAAGGATAGAATTGGTTTATTAGCTGATATAACTTCAAGAATATCCAAAATAGGAGGAAATATAACATCAACAGTCCTTGAAAGAGATGGGGAGGATGTTGTTATTTATTTGATTGTGGAAAATGTAGATAAGGATGAAATAAAAAATGCTTTAAATGATGTAGTGAAAAAAATTTCTATTATTTGGTGA
- the cyaB gene encoding class IV adenylate cyclase: MIEVEVKVKIDDKDKIAEQLKNLGFKFVKKKFQEDIYFNGIDRDFRETDEALRIRDEDGKFFVTYKGPKIDKISKTREEIEVGIEDKEKMRQIFIKLGFKEVPPIRKVREIYKKDDIGASIDEVEGLGLFLELEKSIPDINKKDKVLDELMEILKSLNISRENIIRKSYLELRGLQ, translated from the coding sequence ATGATAGAGGTTGAAGTTAAAGTAAAAATTGATGACAAGGATAAAATTGCAGAGCAGTTAAAAAATCTTGGCTTTAAATTTGTTAAGAAAAAATTTCAAGAAGATATCTATTTTAATGGAATTGATAGGGATTTTAGAGAAACTGATGAAGCTTTAAGGATTAGAGATGAAGACGGAAAGTTCTTTGTTACATATAAAGGTCCAAAAATAGATAAAATATCAAAAACAAGGGAGGAAATTGAAGTTGGAATAGAAGATAAAGAAAAAATGAGGCAAATATTTATAAAACTTGGATTTAAAGAAGTTCCTCCAATTAGGAAAGTTAGGGAAATCTATAAAAAAGACGATATTGGAGCAAGCATAGATGAGGTTGAGGGTCTTGGCTTATTTTTAGAATTAGAAAAATCAATACCGGATATTAATAAAAAAGATAAGGTTTTAGATGAGCTAATGGAGATACTGAAAAGTTTAAATATTAGTAGAGAGAATATTATTAGAAAATCATACTTGGAGCTAAGGGGGTTGCAATGA